In one Lolium rigidum isolate FL_2022 chromosome 3, APGP_CSIRO_Lrig_0.1, whole genome shotgun sequence genomic region, the following are encoded:
- the LOC124701735 gene encoding ylmG homolog protein 2, chloroplastic, with amino-acid sequence MASPHADPASAPPLLLAIRHIPFPGVHQPRAFPSPDLAPLARRLDELAAAAAAHPLLKPLFDFHDHLSTFSQSRRQRMVAMRQAACPLAGNVEGCFAAVLGGSVAGMVVSNGVNSFLSLYNTVLVIRLVLTWFPNTPPVIVSPLSTVCDPYLNLFRGIVPPLGGLDLSPILAFLVLNALTGTAAALPAELPSQSAAASGSVHPDELTANQRKWMRRFRSAKSQEADGAH; translated from the exons ATGGCCTCGCCGCACGCCGACCCCGCATCGGCGCCGCCCCTCCTGCTCGCCATACGCCACATCCCCTTTCCCGGCGTCCACCAGCCGCGCGCGTTTCCGTCCCCGGACCTCGCCCCCCTCGCGCGCCGCCTCGACGAGCTcgccgccgcggcggccgcccaCCCGCTCCTGAAGCCGCTCTTCGACTTCCACGACCACCTCTCCACCTTCTCCCAG AGCAGGAGGCAGAGGATGGTGGCGATGCGGCAGGCGGCGTGCCCGCTGGCCGGCAACGTCGAGGGCTGCTTCGCGGCGGTGCTGGGCGGCTCCGTGGCCGGGATGGTTGTGTCCAACGGCGTCAACAGCTTCCTCAGCCTCTACAACACCGTGCTCGTCATCAGGCTCGTCCTCACCTGGTTCCCCAACACGCCGCCGGTCATCGTCTCGCCCCTCAG CACGGTGTGTGACCCGTACCTGAACCTCTTCCGGGGCATCGTCCCGCCGCTCGGTGGACTGGACCTGTCCCCCATCCTTGCGTTCCTGGTCCTCAACGCCCTCACCGGCACCGCCGCCGCACTCCCGGCCGAGCTCCCCAGCCAAAGCGCTGCTGCGTCCGGGTCAGTGCACCCTGACGAACTCACTGCGAACCAGAGGAAATGGATGCGGAGATTCCGCTCGGCGAAATCACAGGAGGCAGACGGTGCTCACTAG